In the Muricauda sp. MAR_2010_75 genome, one interval contains:
- the infB gene encoding translation initiation factor IF-2, translating into MAGNPTIRLNKVLRELNISLDRAVDYLNSVGHEVEARPTTKITDEVYQVLLDEFQTDKSKKVASKEVGEEKRKEKEAIRIQMEQEQEERRLAREKKNAEQQVIKAKAELSGPKTVGKIDLDKKPEAPKAEEPKEEVEEPKAKEPEVPKAEAKPKEVAETKTPKAEDKPEEKEESVESGTIKTQYKKLSGPKITGDKIDLSQFNKPKKKKEEQQKSSGASSDSSSDRKKRRKRIVKNGPQSGNGRPSRGGSVQGRRGQRSSAPKVEPTEEEVQKQVRETLEKLQGKSSKGKGAKYRREKRDQHRQQTEKDLEQQELESKILKVTEFVTVNELATLMDVSTTQIISACMSLGIMVTMNQRLDAETLSIVADEFGYEVEFITTEIEETIEEEEDAPEDLKPRAPIVTVMGHVDHGKTSLLDYIREENVIAGESGGITQHIGAYGVTLEDGQKITFLDTPGHEAFTAMRARGAQVTDIAIVVIAADDDIMPQTKEAISHAQAAGVPIVFAINKVDKQTANPDKIKEGLAGMNLLVEDWGGKIQSHDISAKTGQGVKELLEKVLLEAELLELQANPDRLAAGTVVEAFLDKGRGYVSTILVQSGTLNIGDYVLAGTCSGKVKAMQDERGKSVKSAGPSTPISILGLDGAPQAGDRFNVLEDEREAKQIAAKRSQLQREQSVRTQRHITLDEIGRRIALGDFQELNIILKGDVDGSVEALTDSFQKLSTDEIQVNIIHKGVGAITESDVLLASASDAIIIGFNVRPMGNARAIADKEEIDIRMYSIIYDAINDLKDAMEGMLSPEIKEEITGTAEIRETFKISKIGTIAGCMVTNGKVFRNSQVRLIRDGVVIYTGELASLKRFKDDVKEVSKGYDCGLQIKNYNDIREGDIVEAFQEVAVKKKL; encoded by the coding sequence ATGGCAGGAAACCCAACAATACGACTTAATAAAGTTCTCAGGGAATTGAACATTTCATTGGATCGGGCAGTGGACTATCTCAACTCGGTAGGGCATGAGGTAGAGGCTCGCCCTACAACAAAGATCACAGATGAGGTGTATCAAGTCCTGTTGGATGAGTTTCAAACGGATAAGAGCAAAAAGGTAGCTTCCAAAGAGGTTGGTGAAGAAAAGCGCAAGGAGAAGGAAGCCATCAGGATCCAGATGGAACAGGAGCAGGAAGAACGCAGGTTAGCACGGGAGAAAAAGAATGCCGAACAACAAGTGATCAAGGCTAAAGCAGAGCTTTCGGGTCCAAAAACTGTGGGCAAAATCGACTTGGACAAAAAACCAGAAGCCCCAAAAGCAGAGGAGCCAAAAGAAGAAGTTGAGGAGCCAAAGGCCAAAGAACCGGAAGTCCCAAAAGCTGAGGCAAAGCCCAAAGAAGTAGCGGAGACCAAAACGCCAAAAGCTGAAGATAAGCCTGAAGAAAAGGAAGAGTCTGTAGAATCCGGTACCATAAAGACGCAGTACAAAAAACTGAGCGGACCCAAGATTACCGGAGATAAAATTGATCTTTCCCAATTCAATAAACCAAAGAAAAAGAAAGAAGAGCAGCAAAAATCTAGTGGTGCTTCTTCCGATAGCAGTTCTGATAGAAAAAAGCGCAGAAAGCGTATTGTAAAAAATGGACCCCAATCTGGCAACGGACGTCCCAGCAGAGGTGGAAGTGTACAGGGAAGAAGGGGCCAGCGAAGTTCAGCTCCCAAGGTAGAGCCTACTGAGGAAGAAGTACAAAAACAAGTGCGGGAAACCTTGGAAAAACTCCAAGGGAAATCCAGTAAGGGAAAAGGGGCCAAGTACAGAAGGGAAAAAAGGGACCAACACCGTCAGCAGACCGAAAAGGATCTGGAACAACAGGAGTTGGAGAGCAAGATCCTAAAGGTTACCGAATTTGTGACCGTAAACGAACTGGCCACCCTAATGGATGTATCCACCACCCAAATTATATCAGCATGTATGTCCTTGGGAATCATGGTTACCATGAACCAACGCTTGGATGCTGAAACACTCTCCATTGTTGCAGATGAATTTGGGTACGAAGTGGAGTTCATTACCACAGAAATAGAGGAGACCATCGAAGAAGAAGAGGATGCTCCGGAAGATTTGAAGCCAAGGGCGCCCATTGTAACGGTAATGGGGCACGTTGACCATGGTAAAACATCTTTGTTGGATTATATCCGCGAAGAAAATGTAATTGCAGGTGAAAGTGGGGGGATAACCCAGCACATTGGAGCCTACGGGGTTACTTTGGAAGATGGACAAAAGATTACCTTTTTGGATACTCCTGGCCACGAGGCGTTTACCGCAATGCGGGCTCGTGGTGCACAAGTAACGGATATAGCCATTGTGGTTATTGCTGCGGATGATGATATTATGCCTCAGACTAAAGAGGCCATAAGTCACGCCCAGGCAGCAGGAGTTCCTATTGTATTCGCCATCAACAAGGTAGATAAACAAACAGCAAATCCTGATAAGATTAAAGAAGGTCTAGCCGGAATGAACCTTTTGGTTGAAGATTGGGGAGGTAAAATCCAGTCCCATGATATTTCGGCCAAAACGGGTCAAGGTGTAAAGGAATTGTTGGAAAAAGTGTTGTTGGAGGCAGAATTGCTGGAATTGCAGGCAAACCCAGACAGATTGGCCGCGGGTACTGTTGTAGAAGCCTTTTTGGATAAGGGACGTGGTTATGTCTCCACGATTTTGGTGCAAAGTGGTACCTTGAATATTGGAGACTACGTATTGGCGGGAACCTGTAGCGGTAAGGTTAAGGCCATGCAGGATGAACGCGGAAAAAGTGTAAAAAGTGCGGGTCCCTCCACACCAATCTCAATATTGGGATTGGATGGTGCGCCTCAGGCAGGAGACCGATTCAATGTGCTTGAAGATGAACGAGAGGCAAAACAAATTGCAGCAAAGCGTTCGCAATTGCAACGAGAGCAATCTGTACGGACACAACGACATATTACCCTGGATGAAATCGGCCGAAGGATTGCCTTGGGCGATTTCCAAGAACTGAACATTATTCTTAAAGGTGATGTGGATGGTTCCGTGGAAGCCTTAACGGATTCCTTCCAAAAATTGTCCACAGATGAAATTCAAGTAAACATCATTCATAAAGGTGTTGGAGCCATTACAGAATCTGATGTGTTGCTGGCCAGTGCTTCAGATGCGATTATCATTGGATTTAATGTTAGGCCTATGGGCAATGCCCGAGCCATTGCGGACAAAGAAGAGATTGATATCAGAATGTACTCCATCATCTATGATGCGATCAATGACCTGAAGGATGCGATGGAAGGAATGCTTTCGCCTGAAATTAAAGAAGAAATCACAGGAACCGCTGAAATCAGGGAGACCTTTAAGATTTCCAAGATTGGAACCATTGCAGGGTGTATGGTCACCAACGGCAAGGTTTTCAGAAACTCGCAGGTAAGGCTTATCCGTGACGGTGTGGTTATCTATACCGGGGAGCTGGCTTCCTTAAAACGATTTAAGGATGATGTGAAGGAAGTATCCAAAGGGTACGATTGTGGACTACAGATCAAAAATTACAATGACATCAGGGAAGGGGATATTGTAGAAGCCTTCCAAGAAGTTGCGGTGAAGAAAAAACTGTAA
- a CDS encoding SPOR domain-containing protein, with product MKTPVFVVILTGLALQLSAQEGTVAIQQDPRIDQLVKLYTEVNSKAEFYQIQVGFGNYNKAQELKDQVDIDFPGWYSKIEFESPTYRVRLGKFRTKLEAERKYLEVRKKYPDAMLLKPEADSN from the coding sequence ATGAAAACTCCCGTATTTGTTGTAATTCTGACAGGGTTGGCCCTGCAACTTTCAGCGCAGGAAGGTACGGTTGCCATCCAACAGGATCCTAGAATAGATCAATTGGTAAAATTGTATACCGAGGTCAATTCCAAAGCTGAATTTTACCAAATACAGGTTGGTTTTGGTAATTATAATAAGGCTCAGGAATTGAAGGACCAGGTGGATATTGATTTCCCGGGATGGTATTCCAAAATTGAGTTTGAATCTCCAACCTATAGGGTACGATTGGGCAAGTTTAGGACAAAATTGGAAGCGGAACGAAAGTACTTGGAAGTCCGAAAAAAATACCCGGATGCCATGCTCTTGAAACCCGAAGCTGATTCCAACTAA
- a CDS encoding cytochrome c3 family protein yields the protein MKKVLYRHLFSKVLGFSLLLFSTSFYAQEEVTDAAAEVATQEAAADTAGGDPAKGKQLFNQNCAACHALDRKMTGPALANVEQRLADDEGLDKEWLYAWIKNSPGMISSGDAYANKIYAEYNQAAMTPFPTLSNEDIDNILAYTAAPPPAPAQAAAPAGGGDGAQPSSGGISNEMILGALALVFGLLVIMLILVNKTLRRIAEANGVVLEKEKAKRIPIWKAFAQNQFLVLVSVIFLLLASAYFAYGWMMQVGVDQGYAPVQPIHFSHKIHAGDNKIECKYCHSSARVSKTSGIPSLNVCMNCHKSIYEYTGNPEGPSAEDIAAGHTNEFYTGEIKKLYKAVGWDEENQQYTGESQPVEWVRIHNLPDFAYFNHSQHVSVAGIECQTCHGPIEEMEVVEQFAPLTMGWCVNCHRETNVQVAGNPYYEAIHEELSKKYGVEELTAAMMGGIECGKCHY from the coding sequence ATGAAAAAGGTTTTATACCGCCATCTATTTTCTAAAGTTTTAGGTTTTTCTCTTTTACTTTTTTCCACTTCATTTTATGCTCAGGAGGAAGTTACCGACGCGGCTGCAGAGGTTGCCACCCAAGAGGCTGCTGCCGATACCGCTGGGGGTGATCCAGCAAAAGGAAAACAGCTTTTCAATCAAAACTGTGCCGCATGTCATGCCTTGGATCGCAAAATGACTGGGCCTGCATTGGCCAATGTGGAACAGCGCCTTGCTGATGATGAAGGATTGGACAAAGAATGGCTCTATGCATGGATCAAGAACAGCCCAGGGATGATTTCATCAGGGGATGCCTATGCCAATAAAATTTATGCAGAGTACAATCAGGCGGCAATGACGCCTTTTCCAACCTTGTCCAACGAGGATATAGACAATATTTTGGCCTATACCGCAGCGCCTCCACCTGCACCGGCCCAAGCAGCTGCTCCTGCTGGAGGTGGGGATGGAGCTCAGCCTTCATCCGGCGGAATATCCAACGAAATGATTTTGGGTGCGTTGGCATTGGTGTTTGGCCTGTTGGTCATTATGCTGATTTTGGTGAACAAGACCTTGCGCCGTATTGCTGAGGCCAATGGTGTTGTTCTGGAAAAAGAAAAGGCCAAACGCATTCCAATTTGGAAAGCTTTTGCGCAGAACCAGTTCTTGGTTTTGGTGAGCGTTATCTTCCTATTGTTGGCAAGTGCCTATTTTGCGTATGGATGGATGATGCAGGTTGGTGTTGATCAGGGATATGCTCCGGTACAACCTATCCATTTCTCGCACAAGATTCACGCAGGGGATAACAAGATTGAGTGTAAATATTGCCACTCCTCCGCGAGGGTATCAAAAACTTCGGGCATTCCTTCATTGAACGTTTGTATGAATTGTCACAAGTCCATCTACGAATATACTGGAAACCCAGAAGGGCCATCTGCTGAAGATATAGCTGCTGGGCATACCAATGAATTCTATACCGGAGAGATCAAGAAATTGTACAAAGCCGTGGGGTGGGATGAAGAGAACCAACAATATACGGGCGAAAGCCAACCTGTGGAATGGGTGAGGATACACAACCTTCCGGATTTTGCCTATTTCAACCACTCGCAACACGTTTCCGTAGCTGGAATTGAATGTCAAACCTGTCACGGTCCCATTGAAGAAATGGAAGTTGTGGAACAGTTTGCTCCATTGACCATGGGTTGGTGTGTGAATTGTCACAGGGAAACCAATGTTCAGGTTGCCGGCAATCCCTACTATGAAGCAATTCATGAAGAATTGTCCAAAAAGTATGGGGTTGAGGAATTGACCGCTGCTATGATGGGTGGAATAGAATGTGGTAAGTGTCACTATTAA
- a CDS encoding TAT-variant-translocated molybdopterin oxidoreductase, whose amino-acid sequence MASNKKYWKSEAELNPNDSIVEALRNNEFTEEIPVDEFLGDKENLSTSSTNRRDFLKYVGFSTAAATIAACEGPVRKSIPYVVQPDRIVPGVANYYATTIADGFDFASILVKTREGRPIKIENNTDAKVNGGANARVQASVLTLYDSKRVQGPMANGEPIEWKVLDATVKAKLGSLKGGNKQVVLLTQTFASPSTDKLMAEFKAEYGENVNHVVYDAISEDAALNAFDAAYGERALADYDFEKADLIVSFGADFLGDWQGGGYDSGYAKGRVPKHGKMSKHIQLESNMSLTGANADKRYPMTPTQQKIALAKLYGKLNGSNVGGGTSDVDEAVDHVAAQIRKAGSKAVVVSGLNDVHAQTVVLAINKLLASEAFDAENPRYVRQGDVAKVNKLVADMNAGRVGALIMAGVNPVYTLPNAEEFVSGLEQVELSVAFAFNNDETAQASQYVAAASHYLESWGDAQFKKGQYSLMQPAIRELFDTKQFQSALLTWMGSEKTYYDYIKETWSADILQGESWNQALQDGVFVPSAVSAEGDEQPTVIAAEGGEEEVEPSIVPIASAIRSLVNSTSAGTEMVLYSKVGMGDGRQANNPWLQEFPDPISRVSWDNYVTVSKADAEKWDLENFTVANGGVNGSYVNLTVDGKVLEKVPVIVQPGQAVGTVGLSFGYGKKAGMQDEMATGVNAYTLYKDFSDVQSVTVEKAAGEHEFACVQQHKTLMGRGDIIKETTLEIFNTKDHAEWNPMPHVSLNHNEIPVTSPDADLWDSFDRSIGHHFNLSIDLNACTGCGACVIACHAENNVPVVGKQEIRRSRDMHWLRIDRYYSSEETFEQDNEKKEGMEGLWGDKGSLGGFREMEDPSANPQVAFQPVMCQHCNHAPCETVCPVAATSHSRQGQNHMAYNRCVGTRYCANNCPYKVRRFNWFLYSDNDEFNFNMNNDLGKMVINPDVNVRSRGVMEKCSMCIQMTQKTILDAKRDGRVIKDGEFQTACSAACSSGAMVFGDINDKESKVAKLKEDDRMYHLLEHVGTKPNVFYHVKVRNTDEA is encoded by the coding sequence ATGGCATCAAACAAAAAATATTGGAAGAGCGAAGCGGAGTTAAATCCGAACGATTCCATTGTTGAGGCGCTAAGAAATAACGAATTTACCGAAGAGATTCCAGTGGATGAGTTCTTGGGCGACAAGGAGAATCTGTCGACCTCAAGCACCAATAGAAGGGATTTCTTGAAATATGTTGGATTCAGCACAGCAGCAGCAACCATTGCGGCCTGTGAGGGTCCAGTTCGTAAATCCATTCCGTATGTGGTCCAGCCAGACCGCATAGTTCCAGGGGTTGCTAATTATTACGCTACTACCATAGCAGATGGATTTGATTTTGCCAGTATTTTGGTGAAGACCCGTGAGGGAAGACCCATCAAAATAGAAAACAATACTGATGCTAAAGTGAATGGCGGTGCCAATGCCCGTGTTCAAGCATCTGTGTTGACACTGTATGATAGCAAGAGGGTTCAAGGGCCGATGGCCAACGGAGAGCCCATCGAATGGAAAGTGTTGGATGCTACTGTGAAGGCTAAATTGGGTAGCTTAAAAGGGGGCAACAAACAAGTGGTGTTGTTGACCCAGACGTTTGCCAGTCCATCTACCGATAAATTGATGGCCGAGTTCAAAGCGGAATATGGTGAAAACGTAAATCATGTGGTGTACGATGCCATTTCTGAAGACGCTGCCCTAAATGCCTTTGATGCGGCTTATGGTGAGCGCGCTTTGGCTGATTACGATTTTGAAAAAGCAGATTTGATTGTCTCTTTTGGAGCCGATTTCTTGGGAGATTGGCAAGGGGGAGGCTATGACAGTGGTTATGCAAAGGGACGTGTACCCAAACATGGAAAAATGTCCAAGCATATCCAGTTGGAGTCCAATATGTCTTTGACCGGGGCGAATGCTGATAAGCGCTACCCCATGACCCCGACCCAACAAAAAATTGCTTTGGCCAAATTATATGGCAAGTTGAACGGAAGCAATGTTGGTGGTGGTACTTCTGATGTTGATGAGGCTGTTGATCATGTAGCGGCCCAAATTAGGAAAGCGGGAAGCAAAGCGGTTGTGGTAAGTGGATTGAACGATGTTCATGCGCAAACTGTGGTGTTGGCCATCAACAAATTGTTGGCCAGCGAAGCATTTGATGCTGAGAATCCCAGATATGTACGTCAAGGTGATGTGGCCAAGGTGAACAAGTTGGTTGCCGATATGAATGCAGGTCGTGTTGGAGCTTTGATCATGGCCGGGGTTAATCCAGTGTATACGCTTCCAAATGCTGAAGAATTTGTTTCAGGACTTGAACAAGTAGAACTTTCTGTTGCTTTTGCTTTCAATAATGATGAAACGGCACAAGCATCACAATATGTTGCTGCGGCATCCCATTATTTGGAATCTTGGGGTGATGCGCAATTCAAAAAAGGACAATACAGTTTAATGCAGCCCGCCATTCGTGAGTTGTTTGATACCAAACAATTTCAGTCAGCGCTTTTGACTTGGATGGGCAGCGAAAAAACATACTACGATTACATCAAAGAAACATGGAGTGCAGACATCCTCCAGGGAGAATCTTGGAATCAAGCACTTCAAGATGGTGTTTTTGTGCCTTCTGCTGTATCGGCTGAAGGTGACGAACAACCTACGGTAATTGCTGCTGAAGGGGGTGAAGAAGAGGTGGAGCCCAGTATTGTTCCTATTGCTTCTGCAATCCGCTCTTTGGTAAATTCTACCAGTGCAGGAACCGAAATGGTATTGTACTCCAAAGTGGGTATGGGTGATGGTCGACAAGCCAACAACCCATGGTTGCAAGAGTTTCCCGATCCTATTTCTAGGGTTTCTTGGGATAACTACGTTACCGTTTCCAAGGCCGATGCTGAAAAGTGGGACTTGGAGAATTTCACTGTGGCAAATGGTGGTGTTAACGGAAGTTATGTCAACCTTACCGTAGATGGAAAGGTATTGGAGAAGGTGCCTGTGATCGTTCAACCTGGACAGGCCGTGGGTACTGTTGGACTTTCTTTTGGTTATGGAAAGAAAGCCGGGATGCAGGATGAAATGGCGACAGGTGTGAACGCTTACACCCTTTACAAAGATTTTTCCGATGTGCAATCTGTTACTGTAGAGAAGGCAGCGGGTGAGCATGAGTTTGCCTGTGTGCAACAACATAAAACATTAATGGGTAGAGGGGATATCATCAAGGAAACCACCTTGGAGATTTTCAATACAAAGGACCATGCAGAGTGGAATCCGATGCCACATGTGTCATTGAACCACAATGAAATTCCTGTGACCTCTCCCGATGCTGACCTTTGGGACAGTTTTGACCGTTCCATTGGGCACCACTTTAACTTGTCCATCGATTTGAACGCTTGTACGGGTTGTGGGGCATGTGTTATTGCATGTCATGCCGAGAACAACGTTCCTGTGGTCGGAAAGCAAGAAATCCGTCGCTCAAGAGATATGCACTGGTTGCGTATCGATAGATACTATTCTTCTGAAGAGACCTTTGAGCAAGATAATGAGAAGAAAGAGGGAATGGAAGGTCTTTGGGGTGATAAAGGTTCTTTGGGAGGATTCCGCGAAATGGAAGACCCATCAGCCAATCCTCAGGTGGCTTTCCAACCTGTAATGTGTCAGCACTGTAACCACGCACCTTGTGAAACCGTTTGTCCGGTTGCGGCAACATCGCACAGTAGACAAGGTCAAAACCATATGGCTTACAACCGTTGTGTAGGTACAAGATATTGTGCCAACAACTGTCCTTATAAAGTACGTCGATTCAACTGGTTCTTGTACAGCGACAATGACGAGTTCAACTTCAACATGAACAATGATTTGGGCAAGATGGTCATCAATCCAGATGTGAACGTACGATCCAGAGGGGTGATGGAAAAATGCTCCATGTGTATCCAAATGACCCAAAAAACCATTTTGGATGCCAAAAGGGATGGAAGGGTCATCAAGGATGGTGAGTTCCAGACCGCTTGTTCAGCTGCCTGTAGCAGTGGAGCCATGGTCTTTGGGGACATCAACGATAAGGAAAGCAAGGTGGCCAAGTTGAAAGAAGATGATAGAATGTACCACTTGTTGGAGCACGTAGGGACCAAACCCAATGTGTTCTATCATGTTAAGGTAAGAAACACCGACGAGGCTTAA
- the nrfD gene encoding NrfD/PsrC family molybdoenzyme membrane anchor subunit — MASHYEAPIRKPLVLGDKGYHDVSVDIAAPVEGKANKHWWIVFSIALVAFLWGLGCIIYTISTGIGVWGLNRTVNWAWDITNFVWWVGIGHAGTLISAVLLLFRQKWRMAINRSAEAMTIFSVIQAGLFPVIHMGRPWLGYWVLPIPNQFGSLWVNFNSPLLWDVFAISTYLSVSLVFWWTGLLPDFAMIRDRAVKPFQKKIYSLLSFGWTGRAKDWQRFEEVSLVLAGLATPLVLSVHTIVSFDFATSVIPGWHTTIFPPYFVAGAIFSGFAMVNTLLIIMRKVCNLEAYITVQHIELMNIVIMITGSIVGCAYITELFIAWYSGVEYEQYAFLNRATGPYWWAYWSMMTCNVFSPQFMWFKKLRTSIMFSFFISIVVNIGMWFERFVIIVTSLHRDYLPSSWTMFSPTFVDIGIFIGTIGFFFVLFLLYSRTFPVIAQAEVKSILKASGEKYKKLREAGKPLYEMPSKGGTKKGAEAPKEKMDEKQVATLLDSIGTFDADKETADDLKKVKGIGPQMEQTLNQIGIFTFAQVSKMTEKEYDLLDSITGSFPGRAQRDDWAGQAKKLNDKK, encoded by the coding sequence ATGGCGTCGCATTACGAAGCACCTATTCGAAAGCCCTTAGTACTTGGAGATAAAGGATACCACGATGTATCCGTGGATATAGCCGCTCCGGTAGAGGGAAAGGCCAACAAACACTGGTGGATTGTATTCTCCATTGCTTTGGTAGCATTCCTTTGGGGTCTAGGATGTATTATTTATACCATTTCCACAGGTATTGGGGTTTGGGGTCTTAACCGAACCGTTAACTGGGCCTGGGATATTACAAACTTTGTTTGGTGGGTAGGTATTGGTCACGCAGGAACCCTGATTTCGGCGGTATTGTTGCTCTTCAGACAGAAATGGAGAATGGCGATCAACCGTTCTGCGGAAGCGATGACCATCTTCTCCGTTATCCAAGCAGGTCTGTTCCCTGTAATTCACATGGGTCGTCCATGGTTGGGGTATTGGGTACTTCCCATCCCGAACCAATTTGGTTCCTTGTGGGTGAACTTTAACTCACCATTGCTTTGGGACGTGTTTGCGATTTCAACTTACCTTTCTGTATCGCTGGTATTCTGGTGGACAGGGCTTTTGCCTGACTTCGCTATGATTCGCGATAGAGCGGTAAAACCCTTCCAAAAGAAAATATACAGCCTGTTGAGCTTCGGTTGGACAGGTAGGGCCAAAGACTGGCAACGTTTTGAGGAGGTTTCCTTGGTATTGGCCGGTTTGGCAACACCGTTGGTACTTTCCGTACACACCATCGTATCCTTTGACTTTGCTACCTCGGTAATTCCAGGATGGCACACTACCATCTTCCCACCATACTTCGTTGCAGGTGCGATTTTCTCCGGATTTGCCATGGTGAACACACTTTTGATCATTATGCGTAAAGTGTGCAATCTTGAAGCGTATATCACCGTTCAGCATATTGAGTTGATGAACATCGTGATCATGATCACAGGTTCCATCGTGGGATGTGCCTATATCACGGAGTTGTTCATTGCTTGGTATTCCGGTGTGGAATACGAACAATACGCCTTCTTGAACAGGGCTACCGGTCCTTATTGGTGGGCTTACTGGTCCATGATGACCTGTAACGTGTTCTCACCACAGTTCATGTGGTTTAAAAAATTGCGTACCAGTATCATGTTCTCTTTCTTCATCTCTATTGTGGTGAATATAGGAATGTGGTTTGAGCGTTTTGTGATCATCGTTACCTCATTGCACAGGGATTACTTGCCATCGTCTTGGACAATGTTCTCTCCAACTTTTGTAGATATCGGAATATTTATTGGAACCATAGGATTCTTCTTTGTGCTGTTCCTATTGTATTCCAGAACCTTCCCTGTAATTGCACAGGCAGAAGTAAAATCCATCTTAAAGGCATCAGGAGAGAAGTACAAGAAACTTCGCGAAGCTGGAAAACCGCTTTATGAAATGCCATCAAAAGGAGGTACCAAAAAAGGGGCAGAAGCTCCCAAGGAGAAAATGGATGAAAAGCAAGTAGCCACATTGTTGGATTCCATAGGAACCTTTGATGCGGACAAAGAAACTGCAGACGATTTGAAAAAAGTAAAAGGTATCGGCCCACAAATGGAGCAGACCTTGAACCAGATAGGCATCTTTACTTTTGCTCAGGTAAGTAAAATGACCGAAAAAGAATACGATTTGTTGGATTCCATCACGGGTTCCTTCCCTGGAAGGGCACAACGTGATGATTGGGCAGGTCAGGCAAAAAAATTAAACGATAAGAAATAG
- a CDS encoding DUF3341 domain-containing protein: MASKVIQALYNDDDVLMHAVKKVRAEHHHIEEVYTPFPVHGLDKAMGLADTRIAITSFMYGCLGLIVAIVMMNYIMIEDWPQDIGGKPSFSYLENMPAFVPIMFELTVFFAAHLMVITFYLRSKMWPFKKAENPDKRTTDDHFLMEIGVHDNEKELTDLLWETGAVEINVTEKES, from the coding sequence ATGGCATCAAAAGTTATTCAGGCGCTTTACAATGATGACGATGTGTTGATGCATGCCGTAAAGAAAGTGAGGGCAGAGCACCATCATATTGAGGAAGTGTACACTCCATTCCCTGTTCACGGTTTGGACAAGGCCATGGGATTGGCAGATACCCGTATCGCCATCACCTCTTTTATGTATGGATGTTTGGGATTGATCGTTGCCATAGTGATGATGAACTACATTATGATTGAGGATTGGCCCCAGGATATTGGTGGTAAGCCAAGCTTTAGCTATTTGGAGAACATGCCCGCCTTTGTGCCGATCATGTTCGAGTTGACGGTTTTCTTCGCAGCCCACTTAATGGTGATCACTTTTTACTTAAGAAGTAAGATGTGGCCCTTTAAAAAGGCGGAGAACCCAGATAAGCGTACAACCGATGACCATTTTTTGATGGAAATTGGCGTACACGATAATGAAAAGGAACTAACCGATTTGTTGTGGGAAACAGGTGCGGTGGAAATAAATGTTACAGAAAAGGAGTCTTAA
- a CDS encoding c-type cytochrome yields the protein MKHLGKISVVLVLVLLVAACADKNSPNYQYMPNMYEPVGYETYQGVDNGLFPDGTSAMLPVEGTISRGYMPYEFENTPEGKELARLNTSPLDSLDMEDNMVKGAELYAIYCAVCHGPKGDGQGNLVKREKILGVPSYDDVARNITVGTTYHTIYYGLNSMGSYASQFANEEEMWQVSEYVMKLKEDLTK from the coding sequence ATGAAGCATTTAGGTAAAATAAGTGTTGTCTTGGTCTTGGTACTGTTGGTAGCGGCTTGCGCCGATAAAAACAGTCCCAACTACCAATATATGCCAAACATGTACGAACCGGTGGGGTATGAAACCTACCAAGGTGTAGACAATGGGTTGTTCCCGGATGGAACATCAGCCATGCTTCCTGTTGAAGGGACCATCTCCAGGGGGTATATGCCCTATGAGTTTGAAAATACACCAGAAGGTAAAGAATTGGCACGTTTGAACACAAGCCCATTGGATTCCTTGGATATGGAGGATAACATGGTAAAAGGTGCGGAATTGTACGCCATTTACTGTGCTGTTTGTCATGGACCCAAGGGAGATGGACAAGGCAACTTGGTAAAACGTGAAAAAATATTGGGTGTTCCCAGCTATGATGATGTGGCTCGAAACATTACCGTGGGTACCACATACCATACCATCTATTACGGATTGAACTCCATGGGATCCTACGCCTCTCAGTTTGCGAATGAAGAAGAGATGTGGCAGGTGTCCGAATACGTGATGAAATTAAAGGAAGACCTAACAAAATAA